One part of the Solanum dulcamara chromosome 3, daSolDulc1.2, whole genome shotgun sequence genome encodes these proteins:
- the LOC129881452 gene encoding probable membrane-associated kinase regulator 4, translating to MDTKTPPPSSKIKNSNEEEEEEDYIDMEVTSSSSCSSPQISREFEFQMASVSINDKDTITTTTTSPADELFYRGKLLPLHLPPRLEMVQKLLTTSKIESFQLGQKQQDDERFSISTNNFTNTRTPFNSCNISSSQMVQKVLQTSKIQSFQEEKEERFSISTKNLMNTRTPFDSCNISSSQMVQKLLQTSKIESFQEQQEERFSISTKNLISTNTSTPFESCNISPSESCRVSCELNPDEYFFEWSTEFSTFFKDNHPKMKSWSKKLKLVKQSLISQKLKASTSKAYLNLRSLFNKSACSDHQQEVSNGTKECSNKYIKVSKRTPFGHIGKCTHSPTLASVIRDNEGDQGVHHEDNVNSHRRSFSAAIKKHSPTKCLSSSSSSNGSSSSSSSSSSFSLNSNGFYELNILKRSSSATTEIEGSIEAAIAHCKKSQVLCNPKRKFIEAEGINSLSISKIAATEIQERSDLCRF from the coding sequence ATGGACACAAAAACTCCTCCACCTTCATCTAAAATCAAGAAttcaaatgaagaagaagaagaagaagactacATAGATATGGAAGTtacctcttcttcttcttgttcctCACCACAAATAAGCAGAGAATTTGAGTTCCAAATGGCTTCTGTTTCCATTAATGACAAAgacacaataacaacaacaacaacttcacCAGCTGATGAACTTTTCTATAGAGGCAAACTCCTACCTCTTCATCTCCCTCCAAGGTtagaaatggtccaaaaactTCTTACAACCTCAAAGATTGAATCTTTTCAACTAGGACAAAAACAACAAGATGATGAAAGATTCAGCATTAGTACCAACAACTTCACTAATACTAGAACCCCTTTTAATTCTTGCAACATTTCCTCATCACAAATGGTCCAAAAAGTTCTTCAAACTTCAAAGATTCAATCttttcaagaagaaaaagaagaaagatttaGCATTAGTACCAAGAACTTGATGAATACTAGAACCCCTTTTGATTCTTGCAACATTTCCTCATCACAAATGGTCCAAAAACTTCTACAAACCTCAAAGATTGAATCTTTTCAAGAACAACAAGAAGAAAGATTTAGCATTAGTACCAAAAACTTGATTAGTACTAATACTAGCACCCCATTTGAGTCTTGCAATATTTCCCCATCAGAGTCTTGTAGAGTGAGTTGTGAACTCAATCCAGATGAGTATTTCTTTGAATGGTCCACTGAATTCAGCACTTTTTTCAAAGATAATCATCCAAAGATGAAATCTTGGTCCAAGAAGCTTAAGTTAGTGAAACAATCTTTAATCAGCCAAAAGTTAAAGGCTTCAACTTCAAAGGCATATCTAAATCTCAGGTCTTTATTCAACAAGTCTGCTTGTTCAGATCATCAACAAGAAGTTTCTAATGGTACTAAAGAATGTTCAAATAAGTACATTAAGGTATCTAAAAGAACCCCTTTTGGTCATATTGGAAAATGTACACATTCACCAACATTAGCAAGTGTGATAAGAGACAATGAGGGAGATCAAGGGGTTCATCATGAGGACAATGTCAATAGTCATAGAAGATCATTTTCAGCAGCAATCAAGAAACATTCACCAACAAAATGTTtgtcatcatcttcttcatctaatggttcatcatcttcttcttcatcttcatcatctTTTTCATTGAATTCTAATGGATTTTATGAGTTGAATATTCTTAAGAGGAGTAGTAGTGCaactacagagattgaggggtCAATTGAAGCAGCAATTGCTCATTGTAAGAAGTCACAAGTGCTTTGTAATCCAAAAAGGAAATTCATTGAAGCTGAAGGGATTAATTCATTGTCTATTTCCAAGATTGCAGCTACTGAGATTCAAGAAAGATCAGATCTTTGCAGATTTTGa
- the LOC129882191 gene encoding cytochrome c-type biogenesis protein CcmE homolog, mitochondrial, producing the protein MASKLSSRLASRLASHFLRSTVNGLAATTTAPLPKSHPLISVFHHQLQPSVFPHFNTNQTVFTLRSFSTLSQPARSHRSARPDIGARARQLQTRRLWTYAITFSCIAGFIVIVLNQFQDQLVFYLTPTDALAKHAENPTRSKFRLGGLVLENSVTPIPNSPEMEFVITDLITDILVKYDGSLPDLFREGHSVVAEGFIKPFTEEMKKKENEILSEKKLQVTEKARSGDCYFAAIEVLAKHDEKYMPPEVAAALEKNKQLLSQMEGNEEEGDDAAPPATARA; encoded by the coding sequence ATGGCTTCGAAACTCTCTTCTCGTTTAGCTTCTCGTCTAGCTTCCCATTTCCTTCGTTCTACCGTCAACGGTCTGGCTGCCACTACAACTGCCCCTCTCCCCAAATCTCACCCTTTGATTTCAGTTTTCCACCACCAGTTGCAGCCCTCAGTATTTCCCCATTTCAATACCAACCAAACTGTTTTCACACTCAGATCCTTCTCCACACTCTCCCAGCCGGCCCGATCCCACCGTTCAGCCCGGCCTGATATCGGAGCCAGAGCTCGGCAACTCCAAACCCGCCGTCTGTGGACCTATGCCATTACATTCAGTTGCATAGCAGGATTCATAGTAATAGTCCTTAACCAATTCCAAGACCAACTTGTCTTCTATTTAACCCCTACAGATGCTCTAGCAAAGCATGCTGAAAACCCTACAAGATCCAAATTTCGACTTGGTGGATTAGTACTAGAAAATAGTGTAACACCAATACCCAATTCCCCAGAAATGGAATTTGTGATAACTGATTTGATTACTGATATTTTGGTCAAGTATGACGGGTCGTTACCGGATCTTTTTCGGGAAGGGCATTCCGTTGTAGCAGAAGGGTTTATAAAGCCATTTACTGAggagatgaagaagaaagagaatgaaatATTGAGTGAGAAAAAGTTACAGGTAACTGAGAAGGCAAGAAGTGGGGATTGTTATTTTGCAGCTATTGAAGTGTTGGCTAAACACGACGAGAAGTATATGCCTCCTGAAGTTGCAGCTGCACTTGAGAAGAATAAACAGTTGCTTAGTCAGATGGAAGGGAATGAGGAAGAGGGTGATGATGCAGCACCTCCAGCAACAGCAAGGGCATAA
- the LOC129882192 gene encoding ankyrin repeat-containing protein At5g02620-like has protein sequence MDSSVVQQNVSMKKMTKQLTGKRGDTQIHSVVRSGSLELALEIITSCVEGELVELLSKQNQSGENALYVAAESGDLVLVKELIKFYDIGSASIKARNGYDGFHVAAKQGDFEMVKVLLEAFPQLSVTFDQSNSTALHTASAQGHIEVVNFLLETNSSLATIPKNNGKTALHSSARNGHVAVVKALLSKEEGILNWIDKKGQTALHMAVKGQSVDVVNELIQSDPSLATIIDGKGNTALHIATRKGRVEIVQALVKDKRMKWDAINKSGETALDVAEKARNSVIAAILKEHGVLTAKNMKLALPTRSAKELKQTVSDIKHDVHNQLEHTFQTQKRVKNIAKRLNKMHSEGLNNAINSTTVVAVLIATVTFAAIFNLPGQYTDNPKDVPPGYSIGEGKIAPQPPFAIFFIFDSLALFISLAVVVVQTSIVVVERRAKKQMMAIINKLMWLACVFVSVAFLALSYIIIGKEERWMASAVTFMGTFIMVATLGTLCYWIVMHRIESSNLRSQRKSARSSKSLSRSMSVMSESEIPEDQYKKLYAI, from the exons ATGGATTCCTCTGTTGTGCAGCAAAATGTTTCTATGAAAAAGATGACTAAACAGTTAACAGGAAAAAGGGGAGACACACAAATCCATTCAGTTGTAAGAAGTGGGAGTCTTGAATTGGCTTTAGAGATTATTACTTCTTGTGTTGAAGGAGAATTGGTTGAATTATTGTCAAAACAGAACCAGTCTGGTGAAAATGCTCTTTATGTTGCTGCTGAATCTGGTGATTTAGTTTTAGTGAAAGAGTTGATCAAGTTTTATGATATTGGTTCAGCTAGTATTAAGGCTAGAAATGGATATGATGGATTTCATGTTGCTGCTAAACAAGGTGATTTTG AAATGGTGAAAGTACTATTGGAGGCTTTTCCTCAGCTATCAGTTACATTTGATCAGTCAAATTCCACAGCATTGCACACTGCATCTGCACAAGGTCACATTGAGGTTGTCAATTTCCTCTTGGAGACTAATAGCAGTTTAGCCACCATACCGAAGAACAATGGGAAGACGGCGCTTCATTCTTCAGCAAGAAATGGTCATGTTGCAGTTGTGAAAGCACTTTTAAGCAAAGAAGAAGGGATTCTAAATTGGATAGATAAAAAGGGACAAACAGCTCTTCATATGGCAGTCAAAGGCCAAAGTGTTGATGTGGTTAACGAGCTTATTCAATCGGATCCTTCTTTGGCTACAATCATTGATGGAAAGGGTAATACTGCCTTGCATATTGCAACGCGGAAAGGTCGTGTAGAG ATCGTTCAAGCACTCGTAAAGGACAAACGAATGAAGTGGGATGCCATCAATAAATCTGGTGAAACTGCTCTTGACGTTGCTGAGAAAGCACGAAATTCAGTGATAGCAGCGATTCTAAAGGAACATGGCGTCCTGACTGCAAAGAACATGAAGTTAGCGTTACCAACGCGTTCAGCCAAAGAACTGAAACAGACTGTTAGTGACATAAAACACGATGTTCACAACCAGTTAGAGCACACTTTCCAAACACAAAAAAGAGTGAAGAACATAGCCAAACGTCTGAACAAAATGCACTCAGAAGGTCTCAACAATGCAATAAATTCCACCACGGTCGTTGCTGTTCTTATTGCCACTGTTACTTTTGCTGCCATATTTAATCTACCAGGCCAATATACCGATAACCCTAAGGATGTTCCACCGGGATACTCAATAGGAGAAGGAAAGATTGCTCCTCAACCCCCTTTTGCAATTTTCTTCATATTTGACTCTCTTGCACTCTTCATATCATTAGCTGTCGTAGTCGTTCAAACATCAATCGTGGTTGTTGAAAGACGAGCCAAAAAGCAAATGATGGCAATTATCAACAAGCTAATGTGGTTGGCTTGTGTATTCGTCTCTGTAGCGTTTCTTGCACTGTCATATATCATTATAGGTAAAGAGGAAAGATGGATGGCAAGTGCAGTAACTTTTATGGGAACTTTCATCATGGTCGCAACACTAGGGACACTGTGTTACTGGATAGTTATGCATCGGATTGAGTCTTCGAATTTGAGAAGTCAACGGAAATCAGCTCGGAGTAGTAAGTCATTGTCACGATCCATGTCAGTCATGTCAGAATCAGAGATCCCTGAAGATCAGTATAAGAAACTATATGCTATATAG